A single region of the Salicibibacter cibi genome encodes:
- the csaA gene encoding chaperone CsaA: MATIEDFTKLDIRIGTVLKSEYLSGAKIPAITMEINFGDEIGIKASSAQVTQRYEPSALIGEQVVAIVNFPPRKIAGFTSEVLVIGGVPEKGDVVLLKPDMPLPNGTSIS, encoded by the coding sequence TTGGCAACAATCGAAGATTTTACGAAGCTCGACATACGTATCGGAACCGTTCTAAAATCCGAATACCTCAGCGGTGCAAAAATTCCCGCCATTACGATGGAAATTAATTTCGGGGATGAGATAGGGATAAAGGCGTCAAGTGCACAAGTCACACAACGTTACGAACCTAGTGCATTAATCGGAGAACAAGTGGTGGCGATCGTTAACTTTCCTCCGCGAAAAATTGCCGGTTTCACTTCCGAAGTGCTCGTCATTGGCGGTGTTCCTGAAAAAGGGGATGTCGTATTACTTAAACCGGATATGCCATTGCCGAACGGAACGAGCATTTCTTAA
- a CDS encoding class I SAM-dependent methyltransferase, whose translation MTDQHQIAAKIWDPTLYDNTAQYVLYYGEDVLKWLAPKKGEHIIDLGCGTGNLTAKIAESGANVTGIDNSEAMIREAKKQYPEISFIQADATNFQLDEPVEAVFSNAALHWMTDPQAVLASVSKALKPGGRFIGEMGAKENIATIIAAINMAFVEIGQEPMPAIFPWYFPSLAEYATLLEENGFTVEQMAQFQRPTALNNGPEGLKTWMRNFADPLLDPLNEEDREFVLERTITYAEPALVDDGTWFADYVRLRFVAVKDD comes from the coding sequence TTGACTGATCAACACCAGATTGCCGCTAAGATATGGGATCCAACCCTCTATGATAATACGGCTCAATATGTCCTTTACTATGGAGAGGATGTTCTAAAATGGCTGGCTCCGAAAAAGGGCGAACATATCATTGATTTGGGATGTGGAACCGGGAACCTGACAGCAAAAATAGCAGAATCCGGCGCAAACGTGACCGGGATTGACAACTCGGAAGCAATGATTCGGGAAGCGAAAAAACAATACCCGGAAATCTCCTTTATCCAAGCCGACGCAACGAATTTTCAATTGGACGAACCTGTTGAAGCTGTATTTTCCAATGCCGCCCTTCATTGGATGACAGACCCGCAAGCGGTGCTTGCTTCCGTATCGAAAGCGCTAAAACCGGGCGGCAGATTTATAGGCGAAATGGGCGCAAAAGAAAACATCGCTACCATTATTGCCGCCATCAATATGGCGTTTGTCGAAATCGGTCAAGAACCGATGCCCGCCATATTCCCATGGTATTTCCCCAGTCTAGCAGAATATGCGACGTTGCTCGAAGAAAATGGATTCACCGTTGAGCAAATGGCGCAGTTTCAACGGCCGACAGCGTTAAACAACGGACCGGAAGGACTTAAAACTTGGATGCGAAACTTTGCCGATCCACTCTTGGACCCACTCAACGAAGAAGACCGAGAATTTGTGCTGGAACGAACAATTACCTATGCAGAACCGGCACTCGTTGATGACGGTACATGGTTTGCCGATTATGTAAGGCTCCGGTTTGTGGCGGTAAAAGATGATTAG
- a CDS encoding TIGR00730 family Rossman fold protein, translating to MNTICVFAGSNTGKRKTYAKEARKLGRSLSENNIRLVYGGSSIGLMGEVANEMITSGGEVIGVMPKGLFRGEVVHRSLTSLVEVDGMHERKAKMSDLSDGFIALPGGAGTFEELFEIYSWAQIGIHEKPMGLLNVEGYFLPLLKMIQYSVQEGFSNEDNLDLLTIDASPQKLLEKMSSYQRPQLRPKWKDS from the coding sequence ATGAACACGATTTGTGTCTTTGCAGGTTCCAATACCGGGAAACGAAAAACGTATGCTAAGGAAGCCCGGAAACTTGGACGCAGTTTATCGGAAAATAACATCCGGCTTGTCTATGGTGGTTCCAGCATTGGTTTGATGGGCGAAGTGGCCAATGAAATGATTACGTCCGGCGGTGAAGTAATTGGCGTGATGCCGAAGGGCTTGTTTCGCGGGGAAGTCGTACACCGATCGCTAACGAGCCTCGTCGAGGTGGATGGTATGCACGAACGGAAAGCGAAAATGAGCGACCTGTCCGATGGTTTTATCGCGTTGCCGGGAGGGGCAGGCACATTTGAAGAGCTGTTTGAAATCTATAGTTGGGCGCAAATCGGGATTCATGAGAAACCCATGGGTCTTTTAAATGTGGAAGGTTACTTTTTGCCGCTTTTGAAAATGATCCAATATAGCGTGCAAGAAGGGTTTTCCAACGAAGATAATCTCGATTTGCTCACGATTGATGCCTCCCCGCAAAAACTGCTGGAAAAAATGTCCTCCTATCAACGTCCGCAATTGCGTCCGAAATGGAAAGATAGCTAG
- the queC gene encoding 7-cyano-7-deazaguanine synthase QueC — protein sequence MKKESAVVVFSGGQDSTTCLFWALERFEKVYAVTFAYGQRHDGEIEVAREIAAAVGVEHEVLDMELLNQLAPNALTRKDIEVSEGADGELPSTFVPGRNLLFLSFAAIFGEQRGAKHIVTGVCETDYSGYPDCRDGFVKSLNVTLNLAIDETFVLHTPLMWLDKAETWKLADDLGQLNYIRACTLTCYHGIIGNGCGECPACKLRRQGLETYLNSKDRDA from the coding sequence GTGAAAAAAGAGAGCGCTGTTGTCGTGTTTAGCGGAGGGCAAGACAGTACGACTTGTTTATTTTGGGCATTGGAACGTTTTGAAAAAGTATATGCGGTGACATTTGCTTATGGACAGCGGCATGATGGCGAAATTGAAGTTGCCAGAGAGATCGCCGCTGCTGTCGGGGTTGAGCATGAGGTGCTTGACATGGAATTGCTGAACCAACTGGCGCCTAACGCACTCACCCGAAAGGATATCGAAGTGAGCGAAGGCGCAGATGGAGAGTTGCCGAGCACATTCGTCCCCGGACGTAATTTGCTGTTTTTGTCTTTTGCGGCAATCTTCGGGGAACAACGAGGCGCCAAGCATATTGTAACCGGTGTGTGTGAGACGGATTACAGCGGTTATCCGGACTGTCGGGACGGGTTTGTGAAGTCTTTGAATGTGACGCTGAATTTGGCGATAGATGAGACCTTTGTATTGCACACCCCTCTGATGTGGTTGGATAAAGCAGAAACGTGGAAGTTGGCTGATGATCTAGGGCAGTTAAACTATATTCGTGCATGCACGCTTACGTGTTATCATGGCATTATCGGCAACGGCTGTGGTGAGTGCCCGGCGTGCAAATTGCGCAGGCAAGGGCTTGAAACGTATTTGAACAGCAAGGACAGGGATGCGTAA
- the queD gene encoding 6-carboxytetrahydropterin synthase QueD has protein sequence MLQQFYPQVFHDFRYELNKDMQIAAAHFIDNNDAGRCRETHGHTYFINLTIAGDTLDDLGFLVNFKTLKEEIHGVYDHSLLNDHPDFADGLPTTEVVARVFWEKIDERLAEQENRPYCLQVLVRETPTSYAMYRPKRDEHQ, from the coding sequence ATGCTACAACAATTTTACCCGCAAGTCTTTCATGATTTTCGGTACGAATTGAATAAAGACATGCAAATTGCTGCCGCCCATTTTATTGACAACAATGATGCAGGGCGTTGCAGAGAGACGCATGGTCATACGTATTTTATCAATCTAACGATCGCGGGGGACACGCTTGATGATTTGGGATTTCTCGTGAATTTTAAAACGTTGAAAGAGGAGATTCACGGGGTCTATGATCATTCACTTTTAAACGATCATCCCGACTTTGCAGATGGGTTGCCAACGACAGAAGTGGTCGCCCGCGTGTTTTGGGAGAAGATCGATGAACGCTTGGCAGAACAAGAAAACCGCCCTTATTGCCTGCAAGTGCTCGTCCGTGAAACGCCTACAAGTTACGCGATGTATCGACCGAAGCGAGATGAGCATCAATGA
- the queE gene encoding 7-carboxy-7-deazaguanine synthase QueE, with amino-acid sequence MSGKIPVLEIFGPTIQGEGMVAGQKTMFVRTGGCDYQCAWCDSAFTWDGSQKATPMTADEIMAQLEQVGGDRFSHVTISGGNPALHAGIADLIERFQEKDIESAVETQGSFWQDWILEVEDVTISPKPPSSAMTTDWSRLDTFMRRLFERRVGNHNLKIVIFDEEDLAYAKQVHGRYPGVPFYLQVGNDDLDNQNPARLRDHLLEKYERLVDKVMDDPELNRVRVLPQIHALLWGNKQGV; translated from the coding sequence ATGAGTGGGAAAATTCCTGTTTTAGAAATATTTGGTCCTACGATTCAAGGGGAAGGAATGGTTGCCGGTCAAAAAACGATGTTTGTTCGCACCGGCGGCTGTGATTACCAATGTGCATGGTGTGATTCTGCGTTTACGTGGGATGGAAGTCAGAAAGCAACACCGATGACTGCGGATGAAATCATGGCACAACTTGAGCAGGTTGGCGGTGATCGCTTTTCGCATGTGACGATCTCCGGCGGAAATCCGGCCCTCCATGCCGGCATTGCTGATCTGATTGAACGTTTTCAGGAAAAGGACATCGAGTCAGCCGTGGAGACACAAGGTTCATTTTGGCAAGACTGGATATTGGAAGTAGAAGATGTAACGATTTCCCCGAAACCGCCCAGTTCAGCCATGACAACGGACTGGTCACGGCTGGACACATTCATGAGGCGATTATTCGAACGCCGTGTCGGGAACCATAACTTGAAAATCGTGATTTTCGATGAAGAAGATTTGGCCTATGCTAAGCAGGTACACGGGCGTTACCCGGGCGTACCTTTTTATTTGCAAGTCGGGAATGATGATTTGGACAATCAAAACCCTGCACGGCTCCGCGATCATTTGCTAGAGAAGTATGAAAGGCTCGTCGACAAGGTGATGGACGACCCCGAATTAAATCGTGTGCGCGTGTTGCCGCAAATTCATGCGTTGCTGTGGGGAAACAAACAAGGAGTATAA
- the queF gene encoding preQ(1) synthase, whose amino-acid sequence MTEEHHSDLTHLGNERSKYNFEYDPGLLETFDNQHPYRDYFVKFNTPEFTTLCPITGQPDFATLYISYIPDRKMVESKALKLYLFSFRNHGDFHEDAMNIIVNDLVEAMAPRYIEVWGKFTPRGGISIDPYVNYGKPGSKYEQMAEQRLLYHDMYPETITNR is encoded by the coding sequence ATGACAGAAGAACACCACTCCGACTTGACGCATCTTGGAAATGAAAGGTCAAAATATAACTTCGAATATGACCCCGGATTGCTTGAAACCTTTGATAATCAGCATCCTTACCGGGATTATTTTGTGAAATTCAATACCCCGGAGTTTACAACGCTTTGCCCGATCACAGGACAACCGGATTTCGCCACGCTCTATATCAGCTATATCCCCGACAGGAAAATGGTGGAAAGCAAGGCGCTCAAACTTTATCTGTTCAGTTTTCGCAACCACGGGGATTTTCACGAAGACGCGATGAACATTATCGTTAATGATCTTGTTGAGGCAATGGCGCCGAGATATATTGAGGTATGGGGGAAATTTACACCGCGGGGCGGGATCTCGATTGACCCTTACGTCAACTACGGCAAACCCGGAAGCAAATATGAGCAAATGGCAGAGCAACGTTTGCTCTACCATGATATGTACCCGGAGACCATTACGAATCGGTAA
- a CDS encoding type III polyketide synthase, translating into MPVIQAVATAIPPYEVSQTEVANMVRKLFADDFGNIDRLLKAFDHGQIETRQFVKPLEWYQEPHSFGEKNDAFIENAVELGAKAVESCIKEAGANHEDVTAFISVTSTGFATPSIEARIMNQLQLPVHMNRIPLWGLGCGGGAAGLARAHEYCCAYPEAQVLVLCIELCSLTFQHGDRSKSNLIGTSLFADGVACALVTGDKVQLSGAPQPHITDTQSTLMRDSERVMGWDIGDEGLHVVFSRHIPSIVHSWVGPNIDQFLERLGKHYNDITALVAHPGGRKVLEAYEDTLVLHSDLTAHARKILASHGNMSSPTVLYVLKEILQKEYPRGAEGLVTALGPGFSSELLWLEWR; encoded by the coding sequence ATGCCTGTGATTCAAGCGGTGGCAACCGCGATCCCTCCATATGAGGTATCGCAAACGGAAGTTGCAAATATGGTCCGTAAACTTTTTGCTGACGACTTCGGAAACATTGACCGCTTGCTGAAAGCATTTGACCACGGACAGATTGAAACGAGACAGTTTGTGAAACCGTTGGAATGGTATCAAGAGCCCCACAGCTTTGGAGAAAAAAATGATGCGTTCATAGAAAATGCCGTTGAATTGGGTGCTAAAGCCGTTGAATCATGCATAAAAGAAGCGGGGGCGAACCATGAAGATGTAACGGCGTTTATCTCGGTGACGAGTACAGGTTTCGCCACCCCTTCCATTGAGGCACGAATAATGAATCAATTGCAGTTGCCGGTACATATGAATCGAATCCCCTTATGGGGGTTGGGATGCGGCGGAGGTGCTGCGGGGCTTGCACGTGCCCACGAGTATTGCTGTGCTTATCCGGAAGCGCAGGTGCTCGTTCTATGTATTGAATTGTGCAGTTTAACGTTTCAGCACGGGGATCGTTCGAAGAGCAACCTAATTGGAACGTCTTTATTCGCCGATGGAGTGGCATGTGCGCTTGTTACAGGGGATAAGGTGCAACTGAGTGGCGCCCCGCAACCCCACATTACCGATACACAATCCACATTGATGCGGGATTCCGAGCGTGTCATGGGTTGGGATATTGGCGATGAAGGTTTGCATGTTGTTTTCTCCCGACACATCCCTTCCATCGTCCATTCATGGGTAGGACCGAATATCGATCAGTTTTTAGAGCGATTGGGGAAACATTATAACGACATTACGGCACTTGTGGCGCACCCGGGCGGAAGAAAAGTGTTGGAAGCTTATGAAGATACACTTGTTTTGCACTCGGATCTTACGGCACACGCGCGAAAAATCCTCGCGAGTCACGGGAATATGTCATCGCCAACGGTTTTGTACGTGCTTAAAGAGATTTTGCAAAAAGAATACCCTCGCGGCGCTGAGGGATTGGTCACTGCCCTTGGCCCGGGTTTTAGTTCCGAGTTGCTTTGGTTGGAATGGAGGTAA
- a CDS encoding isoprenylcysteine carboxyl methyltransferase family protein — protein sequence MVLFVILYLWVIAQRCFELWFARKNEAWMKARGGVEHGSEHYPWMVAMHSAFLLSLLFEAYFNAFALMPGWPVLLILFLGAQGLRAWVMGSLGRFWNLKVMILPGENMIKRGPYRWLKHPNYLVVMTEILLLPLIFQAYVTAVIFTIANACMLFFVRIPVEERALNGYRHVEPREK from the coding sequence ATGGTACTGTTTGTGATTTTATATTTGTGGGTCATTGCCCAACGTTGTTTTGAGTTATGGTTTGCACGAAAAAATGAAGCATGGATGAAGGCAAGGGGAGGCGTTGAACATGGAAGCGAACATTATCCATGGATGGTAGCGATGCATAGCGCATTTCTGTTGTCGCTTTTGTTTGAAGCGTATTTTAATGCGTTTGCTCTAATGCCGGGATGGCCGGTTCTGCTCATCCTCTTTCTCGGCGCACAAGGTTTGCGCGCGTGGGTGATGGGTTCACTCGGACGTTTCTGGAATTTGAAAGTAATGATTTTACCGGGCGAAAACATGATTAAAAGAGGCCCATATCGTTGGTTAAAGCATCCGAACTATCTCGTTGTAATGACAGAAATTCTGCTGTTGCCGCTGATCTTTCAAGCGTACGTCACGGCTGTTATTTTTACCATCGCCAATGCATGCATGCTCTTTTTTGTTCGCATTCCCGTTGAAGAACGCGCGCTTAACGGTTATCGACATGTCGAACCACGCGAAAAATAA
- a CDS encoding DUF2179 domain-containing protein, with protein MINVAYVSLFTLRMMLTLKGVRYGAAVVGMAEITIYVTGLGIVLDNMTSVLHVMAYALGFGIGVIVGMKIEEKLALGYITVNVITKEYEPDIPNRLRDKGYGVTNWVAYGREGERLMMEILTSRKSEKDLFDTVKTLDSKAFIVSHEPKKFNGGFWVKGVRR; from the coding sequence ATGATCAACGTAGCTTACGTTAGCTTGTTCACGCTGCGCATGATGTTAACGCTAAAGGGAGTTCGCTACGGAGCCGCGGTTGTCGGGATGGCGGAAATCACCATCTATGTAACCGGTCTTGGCATTGTGCTCGATAACATGACGTCTGTCCTCCATGTGATGGCTTACGCCCTGGGATTCGGCATTGGTGTCATTGTCGGCATGAAAATTGAAGAAAAGCTGGCGTTAGGGTATATTACTGTTAACGTGATTACGAAAGAATACGAGCCTGACATTCCGAATCGCTTACGGGACAAAGGCTATGGCGTCACGAATTGGGTGGCTTACGGTAGAGAAGGCGAACGGTTGATGATGGAAATTTTGACCTCCCGTAAATCGGAAAAAGATTTGTTTGACACCGTAAAAACACTTGATTCAAAAGCTTTTATTGTGTCTCATGAACCGAAAAAATTCAACGGTGGCTTCTGGGTAAAAGGAGTGCGACGATAA
- a CDS encoding NETI motif-containing protein, giving the protein MGKKITYEVEKNETIAECLDRIARDGYEPVRRMEKPVFREGNNEVEVAEQRVQFEARKK; this is encoded by the coding sequence ATGGGGAAAAAGATAACCTATGAAGTAGAAAAAAATGAAACGATTGCCGAATGTTTAGACAGGATAGCAAGAGATGGATATGAGCCCGTACGCAGGATGGAGAAACCTGTTTTTCGGGAAGGGAACAACGAGGTTGAAGTGGCAGAACAACGGGTGCAATTTGAGGCTAGGAAGAAATAG
- a CDS encoding helix-turn-helix domain-containing protein gives MLIADRDKEEIRGIQWFISKYSMPITTIQTADSLSDFVAELENMSPDIVCMELEMMASDKWEVVKSYIPRAAQVMAMTAEPTFERAMQALELQIVDLWVKPLSPPRVKRGLQQAAEKLSLVNDRQVEQQDQVRYESLFIEDGAPYPFPMFLLKPENIGDLTRLRKFIEQFDFYYDPLVFSLSDRIALVFKHDYRDPMALSQRFLREWSLVADTPLAVVVHEQKQEVSLHQAYVKLRKGMEITFFTGYNQVLDVETVREWRVIDPFLTMEDQRKWVYMLEEGKGKEIKTWLYEEFFALEPPYPEPGLLRTRLTSILAQVRRFMDRNGIENQEMETYYKTIFDKILYSPVLYRIVQDMFLFINHLVQVRTFSSIGKTSAIERAVSYMEEQFADAGLTLTNVAMYVELSPSYLSHLLSKNYQRSFREILLSIRLQKAKEMLRFSDESIQNIAWATGFNNANYFSRVFKMHTGQAPRIYRHSD, from the coding sequence TTGTTGATTGCGGATCGGGACAAAGAAGAAATACGGGGCATTCAATGGTTTATCTCAAAGTATTCTATGCCGATCACAACAATACAAACTGCTGATTCGCTTTCAGATTTTGTAGCTGAATTGGAGAATATGTCCCCGGATATTGTTTGTATGGAACTGGAAATGATGGCAAGTGATAAATGGGAGGTAGTCAAATCGTACATCCCACGTGCGGCCCAGGTGATGGCCATGACGGCTGAACCAACGTTTGAAAGAGCTATGCAAGCATTGGAATTGCAAATCGTGGACTTATGGGTTAAACCATTGTCCCCACCTCGAGTCAAACGTGGGTTACAGCAGGCGGCGGAAAAGTTATCGTTGGTCAATGACCGTCAGGTTGAGCAGCAGGACCAAGTGCGTTATGAATCATTATTTATTGAGGATGGTGCTCCTTATCCATTTCCTATGTTTTTGTTAAAACCGGAAAATATCGGTGATCTGACCCGTTTAAGAAAATTTATCGAGCAGTTTGATTTTTATTATGATCCTCTTGTTTTTTCACTAAGTGATCGAATTGCGCTTGTCTTTAAACATGATTATCGAGATCCGATGGCATTATCCCAACGTTTCTTGCGTGAATGGTCCTTGGTTGCAGACACTCCGTTAGCGGTCGTTGTTCATGAGCAAAAGCAAGAGGTATCGCTTCATCAAGCGTATGTAAAATTGCGCAAAGGCATGGAAATTACATTTTTCACTGGTTACAATCAAGTGTTGGATGTAGAAACAGTTCGTGAGTGGAGAGTTATCGATCCTTTTTTAACGATGGAGGACCAACGTAAATGGGTTTATATGCTGGAAGAAGGAAAAGGAAAGGAAATAAAGACTTGGTTGTATGAGGAATTTTTTGCATTGGAACCTCCTTATCCGGAGCCCGGTTTACTGCGGACCCGATTGACGAGTATCCTTGCACAAGTGCGGCGATTCATGGATCGCAACGGCATCGAAAATCAAGAGATGGAAACGTATTACAAAACCATCTTTGATAAAATTTTATACAGTCCGGTTCTTTATCGCATCGTTCAGGATATGTTTCTTTTTATAAATCATCTTGTGCAGGTACGAACGTTCTCTTCTATAGGAAAGACAAGCGCCATAGAGCGAGCGGTTTCCTATATGGAAGAGCAGTTTGCCGATGCTGGGCTAACCTTAACTAACGTCGCGATGTATGTGGAGCTGAGTCCTTCTTACCTCAGCCATTTACTTTCTAAAAACTATCAACGTTCATTTCGTGAGATTTTGCTCTCTATTCGCCTGCAAAAAGCGAAAGAAATGCTACGCTTTTCAGATGAAAGCATACAAAATATCGCCTGGGCAACTGGGTTTAATAATGCCAATTATTTTAGTCGTGTGTTCAAAATGCACACAGGACAAGCTCCCCGGATTTATAGACACTCCGATTAA
- the hutU gene encoding urocanate hydratase → MDHVKNVEQYRGSELNTKGWIQEAALRMLNNNLHPDVAENPDNLVVYGGIGKAARNWESYDAIVETLKTLNDNETLLVQSGKPVAVFKSHKDAPKVLMANSNLVPAWANWDHFQQLDQKGLMMYGQMTAGSWIYIGSQGIVQGTYETFGECGKQHFGGSLARTITVTAGLGGMGGAQPLAVTLNGGVCIAIEIDAHRISRRLETNYLDVSTESLEEALQWAEKAKNKNEALSIGLLGNAAEILSEMLQQGFTPDILTDQTSAHDPLNGYVPIDMTVEQAADLRKQDPEVYTKHSRRSIVSHVEAMLQLQNQGAITFDYGNNIRQVAKDEGVERAFDFPGFVPAYIRPQFCEGKGPFRWVALSGDPEDIYKTDEVILQEFSENEHLCNWIRMAQEKISFQGLPSRICWLGYGERVKFGKIINDLVARGEIKAPIVIGRDHLDSGSVASPNRETEAMKDGSDAVADWPILNALINSVGGASWVSVHHGGGVGMGYSLHAGMVIVADGTKEAGERLERVLTTDPGMGVARHVDAGYELAEETANHHDVQIPMLKRSGS, encoded by the coding sequence ATGGATCATGTGAAAAACGTTGAGCAATACAGAGGTTCAGAATTAAACACAAAAGGCTGGATCCAGGAAGCGGCGTTGCGGATGTTGAATAACAATTTACATCCGGATGTAGCTGAGAATCCGGACAATTTAGTCGTATATGGTGGAATTGGTAAGGCTGCCCGCAATTGGGAGAGTTACGATGCGATTGTAGAAACTTTGAAAACGCTTAACGACAATGAAACGTTGCTGGTTCAGTCTGGAAAGCCGGTGGCGGTGTTTAAGTCACATAAGGACGCGCCCAAGGTACTAATGGCCAATTCCAACCTCGTTCCTGCCTGGGCGAATTGGGACCATTTCCAGCAGTTGGACCAAAAAGGGTTAATGATGTACGGACAAATGACCGCCGGAAGCTGGATTTATATAGGAAGCCAGGGCATTGTACAAGGAACATATGAAACATTCGGGGAATGTGGCAAACAGCACTTCGGGGGTTCTTTGGCTAGGACGATTACGGTCACCGCCGGTCTTGGGGGTATGGGTGGTGCTCAGCCGTTGGCGGTTACATTGAACGGGGGTGTGTGTATCGCCATTGAAATTGATGCTCATCGCATCAGTCGCCGCCTGGAAACGAATTATTTGGATGTTTCTACGGAAAGTTTAGAAGAAGCCTTACAGTGGGCGGAGAAAGCTAAAAATAAAAATGAAGCGCTTTCGATTGGCTTGCTGGGGAACGCGGCAGAAATTCTTTCGGAAATGCTGCAGCAAGGATTTACACCTGACATTTTAACCGATCAAACCTCTGCTCATGACCCTTTGAATGGATATGTTCCTATCGATATGACCGTGGAGCAAGCGGCTGACCTTCGCAAACAGGATCCTGAAGTTTATACGAAACACTCCCGGCGAAGCATCGTGTCTCATGTAGAAGCTATGCTTCAACTGCAAAATCAGGGGGCCATTACGTTTGACTATGGAAATAACATTCGCCAAGTGGCAAAAGACGAGGGTGTTGAACGTGCCTTCGATTTCCCCGGCTTTGTTCCAGCTTATATCCGTCCTCAGTTTTGTGAAGGAAAAGGCCCTTTTCGGTGGGTGGCTCTGTCAGGAGACCCGGAAGATATCTATAAGACGGATGAAGTCATTTTACAAGAATTCAGCGAGAATGAGCATTTATGCAACTGGATTCGGATGGCCCAGGAAAAAATCAGCTTCCAAGGCCTACCTTCAAGGATTTGTTGGCTGGGATATGGTGAAAGAGTGAAATTCGGAAAAATCATCAATGACTTGGTTGCCCGCGGAGAAATAAAAGCACCGATCGTTATCGGGCGTGATCATCTTGATTCCGGTTCAGTCGCTTCTCCAAACCGAGAGACGGAAGCGATGAAAGATGGCAGCGATGCGGTTGCCGACTGGCCGATATTGAATGCGTTGATCAACAGCGTTGGTGGAGCCAGCTGGGTCAGTGTCCACCATGGCGGGGGTGTTGGCATGGGTTATTCGTTGCACGCGGGCATGGTTATCGTTGCTGATGGAACAAAAGAAGCGGGAGAACGTCTCGAACGTGTATTGACCACCGATCCCGGCATGGGGGTTGCGCGCCATGTCGATGCCGGATATGAACTTGCGGAAGAGACGGCGAATCACCACGATGTGCAAATTCCAATGTTGAAAAGGAGTGGATCATAA